GGCAATGATGTTGCGTTGAATTTCGTTGGAACCTTCGGTGAGCATGTACAGCGGTGCCTCGCGGTAGAAACGCTCGGCTGGGAACTCCGCCACATAGCCATAACCGCCAAGTACGCGCATGGCTTCGCGGGTGATGTTGATACCTGCTTCGGTGGCGAACACTTTGGCCATCGAGGCCATCATGTCGGCGCGACCCAGTTTCTCTTTCTGACGTACGGCTTCACGGACCAGACAACGCGCAGCGGTCAGCTCAGTACCCATGTTGGCCAGGTGAATTTGAATAGCCTGATGCTTGCAAATCGGCACACCAAAAGCCTGACGCTCTTGCGAGTAACGAAGGGCAGTATCCAGTGCTGCGCGCGCCAGCCCCACCGCACTACCTGCCATGGCTATCCGCCCGACTTCAATCACCGACAGAAGTTGCGACAAGCCCTTCCCGATCACACCGCCAACTAGGGATTCTTTCGGAAGTTGCACGTTTTCGAAGCGTAACTCTGCGGTGTCAACATGATGGAAGGCCATCTTGTCGATCAGGCGGGTCAACTCGAAACCAGGCGTATCGCGCTCGAGTATGAACAGGCTTATATTGCTCTCGGTACTGGAGGCATTGCCTGCAGGAATGGTACGCGCAAGCACTAGATGCAGACCGGCCCGCATACCGTTAGTGATGAACACTTTGTCCCCGCTGAGGGTATAGCTACCATCGGCGTTTTCACGGGCTGTGGTACGGATGGATTTGAGGTCAGACCCTGCGCCCGGCTCAGTTAGGCTAATCGCTCCGCGGCCGCTGCCATCGGCCAGGCGCGGCAGGTAGTTGCTCTTTTGCGCGTCGGTACCGAACAAAGTGAGGATGCGCGCAACGGTGCAGTGGCTATTGAGGAAGCTAGGCAGGGACGACCAGCCAGCCGCCAGCTCTTCCATGATGGCCACGTACTCAGCCAGCGACAGGTTAATACCGCCAAACTCTTCCGGTACTGGCATGCCGAACAGGCCTAGCTCCGCCATCTTGTCGAGGATGTCCTGAGGGAATTCATCCCCGGCCTCGATCTCCGCCACGCGCGGGATAACCTCGCTCTGCAAGAAGCGCTTTACGCCAACAACTACTTCCATCTCATCTACATCGTGCGACATCTTCTTATCCTCTCTCTACGTACCGTATGGGCCACCTCGCATGCGCCAGGGACCAATCGCTAGGCACTACGTCCTATTTGAAAGAAACAACGCCGTCTTTCAGAACGGCAGTACCGTTGTCATGCGCCTCAAAGCGCACCTGGCCGTTTGCGCTCGCCAGCGAGACTGCGATGGACGCGCCCGGTAATACCGGTGCGCTCAGGCGTACTGACATGGATTGCAGGCTGGTCGGATCAACACCCAGATTTTCAGCAACCTCGCGCAGCGCAATGCCCAAGGTGCACAGGCCGTGCAGGATAGGTCGCTCGAAGCCGTTGGCCTGAGCAACACTGGTGTCGATGTGGATGGGGTGCAGGTCACCGGTCAGGCGGTACAACGCCGCGTGTTGTTCGGAGGTGGTGAACACCGAGCCCGGATGCAGTGCAGGGACCTGCGCATCTGCGGTTTTCGCCGGTGTGTTGCTGCCCCCCCAGCCACCAACACCCGGCAGGAAGATGGAGTAACCCAGGGTAAAGAACTCGCTGGTGACTTCAATTTCTACAATGGTGGCCTTGCCCTTATCCCAAGCAGCGACCACCTTGCCACGGCTCTCAAAACGGCCGCTGCGTGGCAGTTCTGCATGCATGACCAGCGATTGGGACGCGTGCAGCGAGCGCTTGGGGTCATAAACACCCAGCGCGCCGGTTTTTTCAACAGCCCACAGACCCAGCGCACAGGCGTAACCCGGCAGTACTTTCAGATCACGCTCGTAAACCAGGGACAGGTCGGAGGCTTTGGCACCACAGGCCAGTGCGTAGAGGATCGCATCACGCTTGGTGTAGGCGATCTCGCTGGTCCCCAGATCGTAGCCAATGAGTTCCTGGAAGGTCGAAGGTAAGGCGGTAGTCATCTTCTAGCCCTTTTTGATTGTTGAAATAATTCTGTTCCGGTCGCTGGAGCCAAGCAGATCGCGGCGCAGTTGCTGCCACTCGTGTGCCACAAACTCATCAGCTAAATGCGAGTTCAGCGCCGCTTTGGCGGCGTACACAGCACCGGCTGGCAAAGCCGCAATCGCGACAGCGATGGCGTCGGTTTGTGATTGCAGATCGTTGTCTTCAACCAGGTGTGTGGCGATGCCTGCTGTGGCTGCTTCTGCGCCGTTG
The genomic region above belongs to Pseudomonas benzenivorans and contains:
- a CDS encoding acyl-CoA dehydrogenase family protein, giving the protein MSHDVDEMEVVVGVKRFLQSEVIPRVAEIEAGDEFPQDILDKMAELGLFGMPVPEEFGGINLSLAEYVAIMEELAAGWSSLPSFLNSHCTVARILTLFGTDAQKSNYLPRLADGSGRGAISLTEPGAGSDLKSIRTTARENADGSYTLSGDKVFITNGMRAGLHLVLARTIPAGNASSTESNISLFILERDTPGFELTRLIDKMAFHHVDTAELRFENVQLPKESLVGGVIGKGLSQLLSVIEVGRIAMAGSAVGLARAALDTALRYSQERQAFGVPICKHQAIQIHLANMGTELTAARCLVREAVRQKEKLGRADMMASMAKVFATEAGINITREAMRVLGGYGYVAEFPAERFYREAPLYMLTEGSNEIQRNIIARGMLASDGPTLLGLV
- a CDS encoding MaoC/PaaZ C-terminal domain-containing protein, yielding MTTALPSTFQELIGYDLGTSEIAYTKRDAILYALACGAKASDLSLVYERDLKVLPGYACALGLWAVEKTGALGVYDPKRSLHASQSLVMHAELPRSGRFESRGKVVAAWDKGKATIVEIEVTSEFFTLGYSIFLPGVGGWGGSNTPAKTADAQVPALHPGSVFTTSEQHAALYRLTGDLHPIHIDTSVAQANGFERPILHGLCTLGIALREVAENLGVDPTSLQSMSVRLSAPVLPGASIAVSLASANGQVRFEAHDNGTAVLKDGVVSFK